The Filimonas lacunae genomic sequence GAATAATTTCTTTTCCGAAATCAGGATAATCCGGAAAATCGCCTTTCAGAATTTGTTGTAAGGTGCTGCGATTGAAGATATAAATACCCATCGAAGCGAGGTAATTTCTCCCCACACCTTGCATCTCTTCTCCGGTGTCGCTTACCCATTCAGGCAGCAATTCCTTCTTCGGCTTTTCAATGAAAGAAGAAATCAAACCTTCTTCATCCACCTTTAAAATACCGAAGTCCGAAGCATCCCTGTCAGTTACCGGAATGGTAGCGATAGAAATGTCTGCACCACGGGCGCGGTGATCGTTAATCATAGCCTGAAAATCCATCTGGTACAGCTGATCGCCGCTGAGAATTAACAGGTGTTCAAAATCAAAGTTGTAGATATGACGCAGGCTTTGCCTTACTGCATCGGCTGTTCCCTGAAACCAGCCTGGGTTATCGGGGGTTTGTTCTGCTGCCAGGATGTCTACAAAACCAGTACTGAACGAGTTAAACTGGTAAGTGTTTTTAATGTGCTTGTTAAGGGAAGCGGAATTGAACTGTGTTAACACAAACATGCGGTTGATATTTGAGTTAATACAGTTACTGATGGGAATATCCACCAGTCGGTATTTCCCGGCTATAGGCACTGCTGGTTTTGAGCGGCTGGCAGTTAACGGATACAATCGTGTGCCCGCACCACCTCCCAATATCACAGCAAGAACGGAGGTTGAGATGTTAAACATAAATGGTACTAGTATTTCAAACTTTGATAAATGTCAACGTATTGCTGCACGGAGTGTTCCCAGCTATGATCAATCTGCATCATATGTGTGCGCATGGCTGTCATTTGTTTCTTGTCTGCAAATACATCCACCGCCCTGTTTACTGAGTACGAAACATCCCCTGCACTGGCATGGTTAAAGCGTATGCCCCATCCCTGCCAATCGCCCATATCGGTTACGGTATCCTTTAAGCCCCCGGTGCTGCGCACCATAGGCACGGTACCATACTTCATGGCATACATCTGGTTTAAGCCACATGGCTCTACCCTGCTGGGCATCAATAAAAAATCCGCGCCAGCATAAATACGATGACTCAATGCTTCATCATATCCTATAAAAACATTGTAGTTACCCGGAAAATGCTCTTTCAATTGGTTCAGCTGCCATTCTACATGCGGCTCGCCATTACCCAGCACCAGGAAATTTACCTGGCCCTGCAGGCTGTACAACGATGATAAAATAGCATCCGGTAAAATATCAGCAGCTTTTTCGCCTACCAAACGGCCAATGAACACTACCAGCGGGTTGTGCTGTTCCAGCTCAAACTCCTGGCATATCTGGCGTTTGTTCGCTTCCTTACCGGCATCTACGTTACTATAATTATAATGGGTATGAATGAAAGGGTCTGTTTCAGGGTTCCACACATCCGTGTCAATACCATTCAAAATGCCTGCACATTTTCCTTTTTCATATTCCAATAACTTTTCAAGGCCATTGGCGTGGTATCTCATCTCTTCCAGGTAGCTCCAACTAACAGTTGTTACTTTCCAGGCAGCTTTGATACCCGCTGCCAGGGGGTTAATGGTTTTGTTCCATTCCAGCAATCCTGCCTTCCAGGTATCAAACACCGGAAGCAGCGCGGCTTTGTCCCAACCCATCCAACCCTGATACTGGGCGTTATGTATGGTAAGCACCGTTGGTATATCAGATAAACGATTATACTGATAGGAATGTTTAACTATGAAGGGTATAAATGCTGTATGATAATCGTGGCAATGTATTACATCCGGTTTGTGCTGCCAGTGGTTAATCCAGTCGGTAACCGCAATCTGGAAAGCAATAAACCGTTCGGTATCATCGCCATACCCGTATATCTTTTCCCTGTCCAGCAGGCCGTTTATATCCACCAGGTACAGGTGAAAGCCGAGTTTATCGTGTTTTTCACGGATAATGGTGTAATCAAACCAAAAACTTCCCATCTGGCCCCTGCCTTTAAAATCTACCGTCCATTCATTCTGATACAGAAATTTGGTCCGGTACATAGGCATTACCACTTTGGCTGTATGGCCTGATTTACTTAGGTATTTCGGTAAAGCCCCTACTACATCTCCTAATCCGCCGGCCTTCGCAACCGGATAACATTCCGCACTTACATGAACTATTTCCATACGCATACAAGTTAAGCATCAAATGAATACCGCCATAATGCGGGTAAAAAAAAATCGCTTTACATTTTTGCTTATTTTGGGCTTTTTTTTAAACCTAATTTCATACCAACATTCATGAAGGACCTTGCATCTTCCCAAAAAACCAATGGAGGCGCGTTAGCTACGTTGGTGCTGGTTTTTTTCTTTTGGGGGTTCATTGCTGCATCCAACAGCATTTTTATCCCCTTTTGTAAAACGTTTTTTAACCTTACCCAGTTTGAATCCCAGTTAATTGGTACCGCTTTCTACGGAGCTTATTTCATCGGCTCGCTTGTGTTGTACGTTATTTCTGAAAGCCGTGGAAGCGACCTCTTAAACAAGATTGGATACAAAAAAGGAATCATCCTGGGATTGGCTATTTCTATTGCGGGGGCTTTGCTGATGATCCCTGCGGTAAGCAATGAAAATTTGCAGCCAATTGAGCAGAAAGTGGAAACGGTGAAAAACCTGAAGCACGATCAAAAAATCACGACTGCCGACAAAGCAGTAACGTTGAAAAAAGAGGCTTCCGGTTACAGTATTACCGTTACCAACAACGAACAGGGTAAAACCTTTATCAACAATCCGGCAATTACTTCTAACCTGGCTACTGCGTTTCATGTTGCAGAAAACAGTAAGCAAGGTAAAGTAACCGCCACTTTTGCTGATGACAAAGCCGAAGCTATTGTGCAAGCCCTGAAAGGTGAGCAGGTGGCGTTTGGTAACTTCCCCTTCATTTTGTTGGCGTTATTCATTATTGCGTTAGGTTTTTCGTTGCAGCAAACCTGCGCACAGCCCTTTGCTATTATGCTGGGCGACCCGGCTACAGGCGCTACCCGTTTAAACCTGGGTGGTAGTGTCAACTCATTTGGTACCACTGTTGGGCCTATCATTGTAAGCTTTTTCCTGTTTGGTACCGTTACCAGCGATGCAGAAGCCACTTCGGTAAGCAGCATCAAAACCCTGTACATGATTGTAGCAGCCGTGTTTGCATTAGTGGCCATCATCTTTGCTATATCCAAACTGCCCGATGGCAAAAACGATACGGCATTTGAAAAAGCCCCCAAAGCATCCCGTTCCCTATTACAGTTAACAGGCCTGGTAATGGCTATTATTCTCATTGGTCAGTTTACCAATGTATCTAAACTGATATTACTGGTAGCAGTGATTATTGGCGTGGTAGCTATTTTATTTGCCAGCAACAGCGCGGCCATTAAAAATCCGGAAGGCTGGGGTGCTATGAAATACCCGCAGCTGATTTACGGTATGATTGGCATTTTCGTGTATGTAGGTGTGGAAGTAACCATCGACAACAACTTTGGTGCATTGTTAAAAACTCCGGGCTATTTAACGGCCGAAGGGTTAAACGAAAGCCAGATTTCGCGTTATGTTTCTCTGTACTGGGGTAGTTTAATGATTGGTCGCTGGACTGGTGCCATCAGCGTGTTCAACCTCAGCTCAATAGGGAAAAAAATCGCCACTATTGTGGTTCCTTTTATCGCATTTGCTATCATCCTGTATGTAAACAAACTCAATGGCAGTGATGTAAGCGACCTGTATGGTTATGTTATTTGCATTGCCCTGATTATTGCAGCTTTCTTCTTTGGACAAGATAAGCCGGTGAAAACCCTGCTTACCGTTTCTGTACTGGCTACCGCTGCCATGTTAATTGGTATTGTTACCAATGGCATTGTGAGTGTATATGCCTTTATAGCGGGTGGTCTTTGCTGCTCGGTAATCTGGAGCTGTGTGTTTGCACTAGGTGTTGCCGGTTTAGGTAAATACACCAGCCAGGGTTCTGCCTTCCTGATTATGATGATTTTGGGCGGTGCGGTAATTCCTCCTTTCCAGGGCGTGTTGGGCGATATTCCTGCTATTGGCATGCACCACTCTTATATTATAGCGGCTGCGGGCTTTGCCTTCCTGGCATTCCTGGCGCTGAAATTAAGAGGTGTGTTGAAAGCGCAGGGACTCGATTTTGACCAGCAAATTGAAGGTGGTCACTAATACTAGATATTTCTACATACTATATACATAAACAGAGAAAACAATGAGCGCGGGTTTACCACAACTTGCTTTAGGAATTGACATCGGGGGCACCAACACTGTGTTTGGCATTGTTGACCACCGTGGCGACATTCTGTATAGAGGTGCTATTTCTACCAAAAAGCATGAGAACGTAGAAGATTACATTAACGAATTATATAACGCCATAGCCCCTGCCATTAAAGAAATGGGTGGCAAAGGAAATATCAAAGGCATTGGTGTAGGCGCGCCTAACGGTAACTTTTACACCGGCGCTATTGAATATGCCCCCAACCTGAACTGGAAGGGTATTATTCCTTTGGCGGAATTAATTACCAATAAGTTTGGCATACCAGCCGCATTAACCAACGATGCTAACGCAGCCGCTGTAGGCGAAATGATGTATGGTGCTGCCAAAGGCCTGAAAGACTTTATCGTTATTACCCTGGGCACAGGTGTAGGCAGCGGCATTGTTGTAAATGGCCAGCTGGTGTACGGTCATGATGGTTTTGCGGGCGAACTGGGGCATACTATTGCTATTCCCGGTGGCCGCAAACACTATTCTACCGGCGCACACGGTTCGCTGGAAGCTTACGCTTCTGCCACCGGAGTACGCTTTACCGCACTGGAAATGCTGGAGAAAAACCCGGATCAGCCCAGCCTGATGCGCGAATATCCTGCCGACAAAATTGACAGCCGCGTAGTGTATGACTGTGCTATGAAGGGCGATGCTATGGCCAATGAAGTATACCGTTTTACCGGCGAGGTACTGGGTATGTCATTAGCCAATTTTGTAATGTTCTCTTCTCCTAAAGCCATCATCCTGTTTGGTGGTTTGTGTAAAGCAGGCGACCTGATATTAAACCCTACCCGGGAACATATGGAAGCCAACCTGTTGCCTATTTTCCAGAATAAGGTACAGTTGCTTTTCAGCGAGCTGAAAGAGAGCGATGCAGCTATACTGGGCGCCAGCGCCTTAGTATGGGACATGAAATAAATTATTTCATTATAAATAAAGTAAAGGGCCGCGAAAGTGGTCCTTTACTTTTATACGTATATTCACAAAGCTTTTTACCAGGGTGCATTACGCTGCCCCTGTATACATCGAAACTTGCGTAATCGCAGAATCTGTTCGTTCCCCGGCCAGCCAGCCAACTTCTCCACAGAACCGGAAAGCTTTTCCGCTAAGAGGGGAATATTCACTGTTTGTCCGGAAAGCTTCACGAGGCAACCGGGAAGTTTCACGATTCCTCCGGAAACCTTCCTGGACAAACCGAAAAACTTCACAACAGAATCCCGAATCTTCCTGAACAACCTCAAAAGCTTCCCTACCTAATCAGCAATCTTCCCGGACAAGTCAGAAAACTTCCCTACCGAATCCGCAATCTTCCTGGTTGAATGAGGAAGTTTTTCGGTACTACCAGAAAGCTTCCTTACTCAATAGAAAACATTCATTGCCAATCCGGGAATATTCTCTACTAAACCAGGAAACTTCCCGAACCAATAGAAAAGCTTTCCTGTTCATCCAAAAAATTTCCTCATTCAACCAGGAACATTCCTGACACCTCCGAAAACACTGCAATATCTTACTACAGGAATCCCCCGTTCTGCTACAGCACTATTTCAGCACCCTGCAATGTTCTCCCAGCCCTATGTAATATCTCCCTGCCGCATGGCAGTACTGCACCCCGGCAGTGCAACATTCTACGGTTACATAGCAGTTATGACAAGGCATGCCGCACAACTTACCCGGCGTATTGTAAGCTCCTCCCCTCCTCCTGCAACAATCACATGCCACCATGCACACCTTCCCTCTCTTGCTGCCATACTTCCCCGTAATGCCGCAACATCTACCCGGTAAGGTGTAGTACTTACCAGCCATCATGCAGTACTCCTTTGCCACATGGCAACAGTTACACAGTGTATAGTAATATCGGTTTCGGATGCTGCCATATTCCCCGGCAAGGCAACAATATATTCGTGGCGTGAAGGAATATGCACCTGGCGTATGGCAACACTCCCCCGTGACGCTGCAATAGGCACAAGGCATGCTGCAAAACATATATGGCGCGTTGTAGTACTTCTGCAGAAGTATCACAACGCGCCATGTTTACCAGTTTTTACCTGCTATATTTTCACCAGCTCTACGCGGCGGTTTTGCGCTTTGCCTTCATCGGTATCATTAGACACCATCGGCTTTTCAGCACCAAAACCTTTGGCTTTCAGCCGGTCTTTGGCTATGCCTGCTTTCACCAATGTGTTTAACACGGTATTGGCGCGGGCCAGTGACAGCTCTTTGTTTTTGGTAGCGCTGCCGGTATTGTCCGTATGTCCTTCAATAGATAATTTCAGAGAAGCATCTTCCTGTAATAATTTCTGAATTTCGGTAACCGCTACCTGCCCCTCCATACCCAATGTAGCTTTATCTACATCAAAGTTGATATGCAATATGGCCTTGCCTTTGGCGGCAATTTCCTTCTTTATATCATCAGCTTTCAACAGGTCTATTTTCAGGGTTTGCGCATCCCCTTTTTGCAGAATGGTAATATTGCCCGATTCTTTATCCAGTAAAGAAAACTGAATCCATACTTCTGCATCCTTCTGCCTGATCACATACGTGTGTATGGTACGGCCATTATAATCCAGTGCAAAGCCTGCTTTTTTCTCAATCAGCTCTCCTTTACCAATCCGCTCCATTTCGGTGTTGGTAACAGGGGCACTGTTGAGTTTTACCCCGCCCAGGTCAACAATCAGTTTGTTGTAACTTTTTTCCAGTAAGGCGGCGTTGAAGGTGCTTTTGTTTTTCAGCTGGTCAATATCCAGGTTGGCATTAAACACCTTTCCTTCAAAAGGCACCAGTTTTCCATTGATAGCGAGGTATTGTTTACCCGCATCACTGGTTTCAGCATTCTGGTATTTATATCCTTCCGGCGCTTTGAAAAAAGGAAAAATACCGATATCCTGCGTACTTACCGGGATATTGGTAATATCAAACGTTTCTACTGCTATAGGTTGGGGAGTAGTATCCGGTAAAGTATCAATAACATGAACTTCCTGAACAACGGTGTCATGAACGGTGTGGTTTTCCGGGCCATTACAGGCGTACACTAAGGCAGCGGCTGCAATGAAAGGCAGAGCGTGTTTTTTCATTTGTTACTTTTTAAGAGAATTGATCGGTTGCCCTATGTTAGCCAAAATCTATGCCATGTGCATACGCGTATGATTATCACAGCTTTTTCTTCGCAGGTAAGGGATGATCTGCTGCATCGGCAGCCTGCGACACCAACATATTATCCGGCACATCAAACCGTTTATCAGTAATAAAAGTGCTGTCGGTTAAAGTATACAGGAAAGCCGTCAACTGGCCTATTTCAAAGTTGGATAAAGGAATGCCTTTACGCAGCAGCGAATCGGTGTTGGGCATTTGCTTTACCCGTTTGCGATAATGCTCAAATATTTCAATAAGACTGAAAAAACGGCCATCATGTCCGTAAGGCGCGGTTACCATTACATTGCGCAGCGAAGGCACACGAAACTTCAGCGAATCTTCCCGCTTACCGGTTATTTTCATGCGGCCCATATCGTGGTTATAAGGATCATCTTCCATGCCTATGTTACGATAACTGAAATCGGTAAACAGTGGTGGTGGATGGCAGGTAATACACTTTTGCTGAAAGATGCCATACCCCAGTCGTTCCGGCAAATTAAACTGCGCCTTCCCCTGCATCACCTGATCGTATTTGCTGTCGGCACTTACCATCATCAGCATAAACTGACTCAGCGCTTTGGTCATGCGCTGGGTATTGATAGCCGTATCTCCAAAAGCAGCTTTGAACATGCGGCGGTATGGCTTGTCGGCACGTAGTTTCATCAACACACTGTCTATGTCTTCCGCCATTTCATTGGGCGCCGTTAAGGGAGCCAGCGGTTGCAGATCAAGATGATTAATACCTCCATCCTGCATAAACTCCTGTTGCCACGCCAGGTTAAACAAACCCGGCGCATTGCGGGTGGTGAGGGTATTGTTAAAGCCGTGACTAAGGTTATGATCGTAGTTGGTAAAAGCGGCAAACTGCTGGTGACAGCTGGCACAGGGAAAATTGCCGTCTTTACTCAGCCTGCCATCGTAAAACAAACGGCGCCCCAACGCAATACCTTCCTGGCTTAACGGGTTAGCCTTGAAATTATAATGAGGCTGTGGCCAGCCAGCCGGTTGTGGAAAGTTTACGCGGGTAATATGCGGGTGCGGACCATAGCGGGCTACAAAGGCAGTGCAAAGGCACACACCTAATACAATAGCTGATATGACAATACCCGTTTTCATGGCTCGGTTTCCACGGGTTCCTGTACTGTAAACATGCGCGTATAATTATCGGCAATACTTACCGCCAGCGCACCGGGCTCGTGACAGATGGGATGCGTAGCGATGGATATGTTTTCTTTACCACCAAACCATTGCAATATATCGGCCACCAAGGTAATATCTTTTGAGGCTGCTACAGCCGGTGACAAAGCAAGCGTAATGCTCCGGGCCGTTTGCTGTTGTGGTTTATAGCCCCCTATATGATAGGTAAAGTTTCTGCCAGGGGCAGTAGATTGCTCACTCCGGCCTTCCAGCTTAGCCATAACATAACCGCTGTTCCAGGTCCAATACATGCCGCGGGCCGGGTCTAACACACCGGTGTGTACGCCCGATACATTTTTACTACTATCTACACCCAGTAAAAAACGGATAAACCAGGCTTTACCCTGGTGATGTAAAGTAATGTGTTGCGAGCTGCTGTCGGTAAAATCTACCAGGTAGGTTTCTGCCTCCCCGGCTTCATAAAATTTGCCGGTGCTATCTGCCAGTTGTATATGGGAAAGATAATAGCGAAAATTGCGTACCGTAAAGGTTTCGTGGTATTGATTGATGCAGCTGTCGCCGGCAGCAATAGCTTTTCCGCCTGCCGTGTTGAACAAATGTAACTGCACGGGCGCTGCCGAACGCTGTGCCGGCAGGTGGGCTGCGGGCCAGGTTGTTATGCAGTTAAAAAGTAATACAAAGTATAATAACCGAATGTTCCGCCTCATCAGGCTTAAAGGTAACCACATCCCAACAATTAAAGCGTAAGTTTGTATTATCTGCATGCAGAACGTGGCAGAACAT encodes the following:
- a CDS encoding glycogen synthase, whose translation is MEIVHVSAECYPVAKAGGLGDVVGALPKYLSKSGHTAKVVMPMYRTKFLYQNEWTVDFKGRGQMGSFWFDYTIIREKHDKLGFHLYLVDINGLLDREKIYGYGDDTERFIAFQIAVTDWINHWQHKPDVIHCHDYHTAFIPFIVKHSYQYNRLSDIPTVLTIHNAQYQGWMGWDKAALLPVFDTWKAGLLEWNKTINPLAAGIKAAWKVTTVSWSYLEEMRYHANGLEKLLEYEKGKCAGILNGIDTDVWNPETDPFIHTHYNYSNVDAGKEANKRQICQEFELEQHNPLVVFIGRLVGEKAADILPDAILSSLYSLQGQVNFLVLGNGEPHVEWQLNQLKEHFPGNYNVFIGYDEALSHRIYAGADFLLMPSRVEPCGLNQMYAMKYGTVPMVRSTGGLKDTVTDMGDWQGWGIRFNHASAGDVSYSVNRAVDVFADKKQMTAMRTHMMQIDHSWEHSVQQYVDIYQSLKY
- a CDS encoding glucose-1-phosphate adenylyltransferase; the encoded protein is MFNISTSVLAVILGGGAGTRLYPLTASRSKPAVPIAGKYRLVDIPISNCINSNINRMFVLTQFNSASLNKHIKNTYQFNSFSTGFVDILAAEQTPDNPGWFQGTADAVRQSLRHIYNFDFEHLLILSGDQLYQMDFQAMINDHRARGADISIATIPVTDRDASDFGILKVDEEGLISSFIEKPKKELLPEWVSDTGEEMQGVGRNYLASMGIYIFNRSTLQQILKGDFPDYPDFGKEIIPQSISRYRVASYQYDGYWTDIGNIYSFFEANIALTKDIPEFNLFDRTKTIFTRARMLPPAKISGPAIHNSIIVEGSIILGSKISNSVIGIRARIGKGTSIESAYVMGNDFYETLETIELKRQSGIPELGIGEDCFINNAIIDKNCRIGHGVRINGSTDLENTDHPLYTIKDGIVVVKKGAVLENGFTIG
- a CDS encoding cytochrome-c peroxidase, whose translation is MKTGIVISAIVLGVCLCTAFVARYGPHPHITRVNFPQPAGWPQPHYNFKANPLSQEGIALGRRLFYDGRLSKDGNFPCASCHQQFAAFTNYDHNLSHGFNNTLTTRNAPGLFNLAWQQEFMQDGGINHLDLQPLAPLTAPNEMAEDIDSVLMKLRADKPYRRMFKAAFGDTAINTQRMTKALSQFMLMMVSADSKYDQVMQGKAQFNLPERLGYGIFQQKCITCHPPPLFTDFSYRNIGMEDDPYNHDMGRMKITGKREDSLKFRVPSLRNVMVTAPYGHDGRFFSLIEIFEHYRKRVKQMPNTDSLLRKGIPLSNFEIGQLTAFLYTLTDSTFITDKRFDVPDNMLVSQAADAADHPLPAKKKL
- a CDS encoding OmpA family protein, yielding MKKHALPFIAAAALVYACNGPENHTVHDTVVQEVHVIDTLPDTTPQPIAVETFDITNIPVSTQDIGIFPFFKAPEGYKYQNAETSDAGKQYLAINGKLVPFEGKVFNANLDIDQLKNKSTFNAALLEKSYNKLIVDLGGVKLNSAPVTNTEMERIGKGELIEKKAGFALDYNGRTIHTYVIRQKDAEVWIQFSLLDKESGNITILQKGDAQTLKIDLLKADDIKKEIAAKGKAILHINFDVDKATLGMEGQVAVTEIQKLLQEDASLKLSIEGHTDNTGSATKNKELSLARANTVLNTLVKAGIAKDRLKAKGFGAEKPMVSNDTDEGKAQNRRVELVKI
- a CDS encoding MFS transporter produces the protein MKDLASSQKTNGGALATLVLVFFFWGFIAASNSIFIPFCKTFFNLTQFESQLIGTAFYGAYFIGSLVLYVISESRGSDLLNKIGYKKGIILGLAISIAGALLMIPAVSNENLQPIEQKVETVKNLKHDQKITTADKAVTLKKEASGYSITVTNNEQGKTFINNPAITSNLATAFHVAENSKQGKVTATFADDKAEAIVQALKGEQVAFGNFPFILLALFIIALGFSLQQTCAQPFAIMLGDPATGATRLNLGGSVNSFGTTVGPIIVSFFLFGTVTSDAEATSVSSIKTLYMIVAAVFALVAIIFAISKLPDGKNDTAFEKAPKASRSLLQLTGLVMAIILIGQFTNVSKLILLVAVIIGVVAILFASNSAAIKNPEGWGAMKYPQLIYGMIGIFVYVGVEVTIDNNFGALLKTPGYLTAEGLNESQISRYVSLYWGSLMIGRWTGAISVFNLSSIGKKIATIVVPFIAFAIILYVNKLNGSDVSDLYGYVICIALIIAAFFFGQDKPVKTLLTVSVLATAAMLIGIVTNGIVSVYAFIAGGLCCSVIWSCVFALGVAGLGKYTSQGSAFLIMMILGGAVIPPFQGVLGDIPAIGMHHSYIIAAAGFAFLAFLALKLRGVLKAQGLDFDQQIEGGH
- a CDS encoding ROK family protein, whose product is MSAGLPQLALGIDIGGTNTVFGIVDHRGDILYRGAISTKKHENVEDYINELYNAIAPAIKEMGGKGNIKGIGVGAPNGNFYTGAIEYAPNLNWKGIIPLAELITNKFGIPAALTNDANAAAVGEMMYGAAKGLKDFIVITLGTGVGSGIVVNGQLVYGHDGFAGELGHTIAIPGGRKHYSTGAHGSLEAYASATGVRFTALEMLEKNPDQPSLMREYPADKIDSRVVYDCAMKGDAMANEVYRFTGEVLGMSLANFVMFSSPKAIILFGGLCKAGDLILNPTREHMEANLLPIFQNKVQLLFSELKESDAAILGASALVWDMK
- a CDS encoding MbnP family protein, with amino-acid sequence MRRNIRLLYFVLLFNCITTWPAAHLPAQRSAAPVQLHLFNTAGGKAIAAGDSCINQYHETFTVRNFRYYLSHIQLADSTGKFYEAGEAETYLVDFTDSSSQHITLHHQGKAWFIRFLLGVDSSKNVSGVHTGVLDPARGMYWTWNSGYVMAKLEGRSEQSTAPGRNFTYHIGGYKPQQQTARSITLALSPAVAASKDITLVADILQWFGGKENISIATHPICHEPGALAVSIADNYTRMFTVQEPVETEP